In one window of Lewinella sp. 4G2 DNA:
- a CDS encoding VWA domain-containing protein — translation MEDQEYLRKWRLILGKEAEDPDGGSDVNLPSRLAGMDDTLEALYAGQDRKGGLGRSSPNVNRWLGDIRKYFPSDTVHLLQRDALERLGLQQMLLEPELLDTIEPDVHLVGSLLSLKNLLPDRSRESARAVVMKVVQQLEKQLKRPVEQALAGRRRQHNRNRRPRPSDIDWDQTIRRNMKHYQPEYKTVLPVDLRGLSRSKAGLKHIILLIDQSGSMAASVVYAGVISCILASISTLKTHVVTFDTSVVDLTDQLPDPLELLFAIQLGGGTDIGKALRYAERLNTNPRDTVLVLLSDLFEGGQVQGMLAAMRRLQQTGITILPLLALSDEGAPAYDKEVAAALMDMGLHPFASTPGKFADVLAEALY, via the coding sequence ATGGAAGATCAGGAATACCTACGCAAGTGGCGCCTCATCCTGGGAAAGGAGGCGGAAGACCCGGACGGGGGCAGCGACGTCAACCTCCCCTCCCGCCTGGCCGGAATGGACGACACCCTGGAGGCGCTCTACGCCGGCCAGGACCGTAAGGGTGGCCTCGGCCGCTCCAGCCCCAACGTGAACCGCTGGTTGGGAGACATCCGAAAGTACTTCCCCTCCGATACCGTCCACCTGCTGCAACGGGACGCCCTGGAACGTTTAGGCCTCCAACAGATGCTGTTGGAACCGGAGTTGCTGGATACCATTGAGCCGGACGTCCACCTCGTCGGTTCCCTACTGAGCCTGAAAAATCTGTTGCCGGACCGTAGCCGGGAGTCCGCCCGCGCCGTTGTGATGAAGGTGGTCCAACAACTGGAGAAGCAACTCAAACGGCCCGTAGAGCAAGCCCTGGCCGGCCGCCGCCGCCAGCATAACCGCAACCGCCGCCCCCGGCCGAGCGACATCGATTGGGACCAGACGATCCGCCGCAACATGAAGCACTATCAGCCGGAATACAAGACGGTACTGCCGGTGGATCTGCGTGGCCTCAGCCGTTCCAAAGCCGGCCTGAAACACATCATTCTGCTGATTGACCAATCCGGGTCCATGGCTGCTTCGGTGGTGTACGCCGGGGTCATCTCCTGCATTCTGGCGAGCATCTCCACGCTCAAAACCCACGTCGTCACCTTCGATACGAGCGTGGTGGACCTCACGGACCAATTGCCCGATCCCCTCGAATTACTCTTCGCCATACAGCTGGGGGGCGGCACGGACATCGGTAAAGCGCTACGCTACGCCGAACGCCTGAATACGAACCCCCGCGATACGGTACTGGTGCTGCTGAGTGACCTCTTTGAAGGCGGGCAGGTACAGGGCATGCTGGCGGCCATGCGGCGGTTACAGCAAACTGGCATCACAATTTTACCGCTACTGGCGCTGAGCGACGAAGGGGCGCCGGCCTACGATAAGGAGGTGGCCGCTGCGCTCATGGATATGGGGCTGCACCCCTTCGCCAGCACGCCGGGCAAGTTTGCGGACGTTCTGGCGGAGGCACTGTATTAG
- a CDS encoding alpha/beta fold hydrolase: MLHHKVFGTGQPLVILHGLFGMLDNWKTLARQWAENYQVILVDLPNHGRSPHVDEFSYAGMADAVVELIEHLELPPVYLMGHSMGGKAAMQLALDRNDLVAKLIVVDMAPRQYRRGHDDVFSALQAFDPAEVSDRKEAARLMAAYVSDPGIQLFLLKNLARNPAGGYQWRMNLPVITAQYENLIGPVGNFGDSFTGPALFLRGGRSGYVRDEDLDYIHDLFPAATLATVEGAGHWVHAERPEELSSLVTNFLAT; the protein is encoded by the coding sequence ATGCTCCACCACAAAGTCTTCGGCACCGGCCAGCCCCTCGTCATCCTCCACGGCTTATTCGGGATGCTGGACAACTGGAAAACCCTCGCCCGCCAGTGGGCGGAGAACTACCAGGTCATCCTGGTGGACCTTCCCAACCACGGGCGCAGCCCCCACGTCGATGAATTCTCTTACGCAGGGATGGCCGACGCCGTGGTCGAACTCATCGAGCACCTCGAGCTACCCCCGGTCTACCTGATGGGCCACAGCATGGGCGGGAAGGCGGCCATGCAACTCGCCCTCGACCGTAACGACCTCGTCGCCAAACTGATCGTCGTCGACATGGCACCCCGGCAGTACCGGCGGGGGCACGATGATGTGTTCAGCGCCCTCCAGGCCTTCGACCCCGCCGAGGTGAGTGACCGCAAGGAGGCTGCCCGCCTCATGGCCGCCTACGTATCTGACCCCGGCATCCAGCTCTTCCTGCTAAAAAACCTGGCCCGCAACCCCGCCGGCGGCTACCAGTGGCGGATGAACCTCCCCGTTATCACCGCCCAGTACGAGAACCTGATCGGACCCGTCGGTAACTTCGGGGACTCCTTTACCGGGCCGGCCCTTTTCTTGCGCGGAGGCCGCAGCGGCTACGTCAGGGATGAGGACCTGGACTACATCCACGACCTTTTCCCCGCCGCCACCCTGGCTACCGTGGAAGGGGCGGGCCACTGGGTCCACGCCGAACGGCCGGAAGAATTGTCCAGTCTCGTCACTAACTTTCTAGCCACGTAG
- a CDS encoding glycosyltransferase family 39 protein: MKYLVLILCLLSALIKIHISNQQPLLNDWDERYHGVVASNISEDHLWLRPTLYQNPVLRTDVGVWSRSHVWMHKQPLPFWTIGSSIHFFGRSTFGVRLPSILMVSMAIFLTFLIGRSLFDEGSGFYAALLFSIHGLSNELSIGVEATDHIDVHFMFWIAVAAYLVTASKMRSRYLKCALIGVTIGLAVLVKWLPAYTILLAYIAFELRNGKFLNVLLETAIIAVCSVIVWLPWQIYAYTSFPEVYLATQAHNFQHITQYLEGHENGYLFFLDKSIYNYGEIWILSIGLLIYYATKSNPERYRFLLLWIIVPLIFFSFVATKMQGYVYFTAPAIFIASGVALKAIYDWKKWHRLPIGKLLFILGFVSPIVHFYESLHPREHDENLVARLQTLKNSDLDRTVIFNSPTPYNDMFFLNVVASYDYVPDQRTLDSLRSVYTVIVEEE; encoded by the coding sequence ATGAAATACCTAGTCTTGATTCTATGTCTACTTAGTGCCTTGATCAAAATACATATATCAAATCAGCAACCTCTACTGAATGATTGGGATGAACGCTACCATGGCGTAGTTGCGTCAAATATTAGTGAAGATCACCTTTGGCTCAGACCAACGCTTTACCAAAATCCCGTGCTTCGGACTGACGTCGGAGTCTGGTCAAGAAGCCACGTATGGATGCATAAGCAACCGCTTCCTTTTTGGACAATTGGTTCTTCAATCCACTTTTTCGGACGATCTACTTTTGGAGTACGACTCCCTTCGATCCTGATGGTCAGTATGGCTATATTCTTGACTTTCTTAATCGGAAGAAGTCTTTTTGATGAGGGTTCTGGTTTTTATGCGGCTTTACTCTTTTCCATTCATGGTTTATCCAATGAGCTATCAATAGGTGTTGAAGCTACTGATCACATTGATGTTCATTTTATGTTTTGGATAGCAGTGGCAGCTTATCTAGTTACCGCAAGCAAAATGCGTAGTCGTTATCTAAAGTGTGCGTTAATAGGTGTTACCATAGGTTTGGCAGTACTAGTAAAGTGGCTACCTGCCTACACCATTTTGCTTGCCTACATCGCCTTTGAACTGAGAAATGGAAAATTTCTAAACGTACTTTTAGAAACAGCAATAATTGCTGTTTGTAGCGTAATAGTATGGTTACCGTGGCAGATCTATGCGTATACTTCTTTCCCAGAAGTCTATCTGGCTACTCAAGCGCATAATTTCCAGCACATTACTCAATACCTGGAAGGGCACGAAAATGGCTATTTGTTCTTCCTGGATAAGTCTATCTATAACTATGGCGAGATATGGATCCTATCTATCGGTTTGTTAATCTACTATGCGACCAAATCGAACCCTGAACGATATCGATTCTTGCTGCTTTGGATAATCGTTCCCTTAATATTTTTCAGCTTTGTGGCCACAAAGATGCAAGGTTACGTTTACTTCACGGCTCCAGCCATATTCATTGCAAGCGGTGTGGCTCTGAAAGCAATTTACGATTGGAAGAAATGGCACCGACTACCAATAGGGAAGTTGTTGTTTATATTGGGATTCGTATCGCCCATTGTTCACTTTTACGAAAGTTTACACCCTAGAGAACACGACGAAAATTTAGTAGCAAGATTACAAACTCTCAAAAACAGTGATTTAGATCGCACAGTCATATTCAATTCTCCGACACCCTACAATGATATGTTTTTTCTCAACGTTGTAGCTTCCTACGACTACGTGCCTGATCAGCGTACTTTAGATTCGCTGCGTAGTGTGTATACGGTAATTGTTGAGGAAGAATAA